The segment TCCGGTCGATGTCTTGACCCAGTCGGCTTTGACTTCACCACAGATTTCACACAGCTTGGTGATGTGCTCGTTTTCCAGATAACAGTTTTCAAAGATGACTTTGACTTTCTGGCCGGCCGCATGGGCCACGTCGATGACGGCGGCGATATCCTTCTGAACGTAGTCCCAATCGCCGCTGAGGACTTTGGAAATGTTGACGACCATGTCCAGTTCTTCGCAGCCATCGTCGATGGCTCGTTGTGCTTCGGCCGCTTTGATCGCCGTGGTGTGCCCGCCGTGTGGAAACCCGATCGTGGTCGACGCTTTCACGGTGGTGCCGTCAAGCATTTCCGCACACCGTTTCAGGTAGTACGGCATGATGCAAACGCTGGCCACATCGAATGTTTTGGCCAATTGGATGCCGGCTTCCAATTCGTCGCTGGTCAAGAACGGTTGCAGCAACGAGTGGTCGATCATCTTGGCGATGTCTTGGTACGTATAGCTCATGCGAATCCGGGTGGGGTTAGCGGGGGTGGCGGAAGGATGAAAAAACGGTGGGCGTCAACGTTGGTAACGAAACGATGGCGTCATCATGAAGGCGCGGGATCGCCTTTCTGGTACGCCCCCAAGATCTTTAGCTCGCTGGCCTGGCTTTCCAATTGTTCCAGCGCGTCTTTGACGTTTGCGTCATCGCGATGACCGTCAAACTCGATGAAGAAAAAGTACTCGTTGGGCCGGCCGGGGATCGGGAATGATTCGATCCAGGTCATGTTCAGTTCGTGCGTCTTGAACGTCGTCATCAAATCGGCCAGCTTGCCGGGTTGATGAAGGACTTGGCAAACCAACGATGTCTTGTCGTTGCCGGTTGGCTTTGGCGCGTCGTGTCCCAAGATGACGAAACGTGTCACGTTGTTGGGATTGTCTTCGATGTTTTTGGCAACGATGTTCAGGTCGTATTGTCGGCCGGCTTCGAAGCTGGCGACCGCCGCGACACCGGGACGCTGGGCGGCCAGCTGGGCGGCGCCGGCGGTGCTGTTGGTTTCCACCAAACGGGCGTCGGGCATTTGATCGGCCAGCCAGCGTCGGCACTGTGACAACGCTTGCGGTTTGCTGTGGATTTCGGTGATCTCGCCGCGTGGCGTCTTGGACATCAAGTTGTGATGAATGGGCAACGCGACTTCGCCGATGATCGAAACGTCGCAATGGATCATCCGGCCCAGGGTGTCCACGACGCGACCATCGGTGCTGTTTTCGATCGGAACGATGCCCCGCGATTTCGGGTCACGGCGGGCGGCATCAAAGACGGCGGCGATGGACGCCACGGGGGTGAACTGGGCCGCGTCGCCAAAGTACTTGATGGCGGCCAAGTGGCTGTAGCTGAACTGCGGTCCCAGAAAACAGACGTTGGTCGGACGCAGCAGCGCATCACAGACGCTGCGGATGTGTCGGTGGATCGCGTCCACCGACGCCGCGTCGATCTCGGCATCCCCGCCGGTGACCAATTGCCCGCGGCGGCGAATCAGCTGTGCGATCTGGGTGTCGATGGCGGCGATGTTGTCCGATGGCATGCCGAAACCGTGGGATGGGGGCGTTTTACGTGGGCTGGCGGTTGGGCGTGGGCGACCCGGAGCGGATCGCCGCGCATCGTAACCCCGTGGTCGGATTCGCGTAAGACATCGGCCGATGGGACAACGGTAAACCCGCGACGCGTTGCTAGACCGCCGGGAGTGTCAAATTGGCAAGGCGCGATTTGGGCCGAAAAGCCCGGATGTGACGAGACTGTCAAAAATGCGGGGGTTTGGGGGGATTAGCGTGCCGAAAATCCCCATTTTTAGGCTCTGGCACGGCAGTTGCCTTAGAGACCATCGTCCCGCCAAAACCGCGTCGCGATGGCCAGATTCGCGACCCCGGCGGCGGCGAGCGTTCACGCAAGCATGTCAACGCGGACAAGCCCGTCAACGCAGATACGTCCACGCAATCCACGTCAACGCGACGGCGAACGCAAACACCAGACGCGAAGGAATCCCAGAGATATGTCACAAGGCGAAAAAATCATCGGCATCGACCTCGGCACGACCAACAGCGTCGTGGCCGTGATGGAAGGCAGCGAGCCGAAGGTCATCCCCAACCCCGAAGGCAACCGGCTGACGCCCAGCGTCGTCGCGTTCACCGACAAAGAAGACACGATCGTCGGCGAACCGGCACGTCGCCAAGCGGTCACCAACCCGAAACGCACCGTGTACTCGGTCAAGCGTTTCATGGGACGTCGACACAACGAAGTCGAATCGGAAGAAAAGATGGTGCCGTATTCGATCTCCGGCGGCGCCGGCGAATACGTCAAGATCGGCGTCGGCGACAAGGAATACACGCCGCAAGAAATCAGTGCGAAAGTGCTTCGCAAGCTGAAGGAATCGGCCGAGTCCTACTTGGGCCATAAGGTCAACAAGGCCGTCATCACGGTGCCGGCGTATTTCAATGACGCCCAACGTCAAGCAACCAAGGACGCCGGTCAAATCGCCGGTCTGGAAGTCGCGCGGATTATCAACGAACCGACCGCGGCCGCCTTGGCTTACGGCATGGACAAGAAGAAGGACGAAAAGATCATCGTCTTTGACCTTGGTGGTGGTACCTTCGACGTTTCCGTTCTGGAAGTCGCCGACAGCGGTGACGAAGAACAGGAAAGCCGCGTCTTCCAAGTCATCAGCACCAGCGGTAACACGCACTTGGGCGGCGATGACTTTGACGAAGAACTGATCAACTACGTCGCGTCGGAATTCCAAAAGGAAAACGGCATCGACCTGCGTAACGATCCGATGGCGCTGCAACGGCTTCAAGAAGCCTGCGAAAAGGCCAAGAAGGAACTCAGCACGCTGCCGGAAACCGACATCAACCTGCCGTTCATCACGATGGACCAGTCGGGACCGAAGCACCTGACGATGAAGATCACGCGCAGCAAGTTCGAAGAATTGATCGACGAATTGGTCGAAAAGTGTCGCCCCTCGGTGATGCAAGCGTTGGAAGACGCCGGCATGAAGCCCAGCGACATCGACGAAATCGTTCTGGTCGGTGGTAGCACCCGCGTGCCGAAGGTCCGCGAAATGGTGCAAAAGATCTTCGGGAAAGAGCCGCACCAAGGTGTCAACCCTGACGAAGTCGTGGCCGTCGGAGCCGCCATCCAAGGCAGCGTTTTGGCCGGCGACCGGACCGACGTTCTGCTGCTGGACGTGACCCCGCTGACCTTGGGGATCGAAACCGAAGGCGGTGTGATGACCGCTTTGGTCGAACGTAACACGACCGTTCCGGTGGAAAAGAAGAACGTCTTCAGCACCGCCGCAGACAATCAAACCGCGGTCACCGTGCGGGTGTTCCAGGGCGAACGAAAGATGGCCAGCGCGAACCGGTTGTTGGCCGAATTCAACCTGGAAGGCATTCCGCCGCAACCACGCGGCGTCCCGCAAATCGAAGTCAAATTCGACATCGACCAGAACGGTATCTTGAATGTATCGGCCAAGGAACTGAAGACCGGCAAGGAAGCGAACATCGAGATCAAGGACAGCGGCGGACTAAGCGACGACGACATCGAACAGATGCGCAAAGACGCCGAAGCCAATGCCGATGAAGACCGCCGTCAGTTCGAATTGGTCGAAGCGAAAAACAAGGCGAACCAGCAGGTCTATCAGCTTGAAAAACTGATGAAGGAACATGAGGACAAGCTGAGCGATGATGACAAGGCGCCGATGAATCAAGCCATCGAAAAGGTCAAGAAGGTCGCCGAAGGTGATGATGCCGCCGCGATCAAAGCCGCCACCGACGAACTGGATGCCGCCAGCCAAGCGTTCAGCAAAGTGCTGTACGAAAAGGCCGGTGCGGATGCCGGTGCCGCCGATGCGGATCCCGCAGCCGGTGCGTCAGCCGCCGCCGACAACGATGGCGACGACGACGCGATCGACGCGGATTTCGAGGTCAAGGACTGATCGCCGGGAGGAAGACAACGGGTTGCAGGTAACGGGTGTGCAACGCCCGTTGCCGCTCCCCGGCCCCTCACTGCGATGCCAAGTCCACCCCAACCCGTGACTCTTCCAACAACCCCCACAGGCGATCATGACATTCCGTTTTGACAAACTGACTCATAAGGCCCAAGCCGCCGTCGCCGAAGCTCAAGGCATGGCGGCGTCGGCGGGCAACCCCGAAATCGATTCGCTGCACTTGTTGTCCGCGTTGTTGTCGGAAACCGACGGCATCACGCGACCGATGTTGCAGAAGATTCACGTCGATGTGAATCAGCTGGCCGAAATGGTCCGCAGCGAACTGGAAAAACTTCCCAAAGCGTCCGGCGGGCGACAGCCCGGGATCAGCGCGACGCTGCAAAGTGCCTTCAATACCGCCGCCGAAGAAGCGGCCAACCTGAAGGACGAATACATCAGCACCGAGCATTTGCTGATGGGCTTGGCCAAAGCGGAGTGCAAGGCCAAGAACCTTCTGAAGCTGTCGGGCGTTTCATCCGACGAGATTCTCAAAGCGATGAGCGAGGTCCGCGGCAGTGCTCGCGTTACCGACCAAAACGCCGAAGACACGTACCAGGCCCTGCAAAAGTACGGCATCGATCTGACCGAACTGGCCAGCCAAGGCAAACTGGATCCGGTCATCGGACGCGACAACGAAATTCGCCGCGTCATTCAAGTGCTTTCACGTCGGACGAAGAACAACCCGGTGCTGATCGGCCAACCCGGCGTCGGAAAAACCGCCATCGCCGAGGGCTTGGCATTGCGGATCTTCGAAGGCGATGTGCCGCAAAGTCTGAAAGGCAAAAAGGTCATCAGTCTGGACATGGGCGCTCTGGTCGCCGGCGCGAAATTCCGCGGTGACTTCGAAGAACGTCTCAAATCCGTCTTGCGCGAAGTCAAGGACAGCGGCGGACAGGTGATCCTGTTCATCGATGAACTGCACTTGGTCGTCGGCGCCGGCAATGCCGAGGGCAGCGCCGATGCAGCAAACTTGCTGAAGCCGGAACTGGCACGCGGAGCGCTTCGTTGCATCGGAGCGACAACGCTGGATGAGTATCGACAACACATCGAAAAAGATGCCGCACTGGAACGTCGATTCCAACCGGTCTATGTCGGCGAACCCACGGTCGAAGACACGATTGCGATTCTGCGCGGCTTGAAGCCTCGTTACGAATCGCACCATGGGGTTCGGATCACCGACAACGCATTGGTCGCCGCGGCAAATCTTTCGCATCGATACATCGCCGACCGGTTCCTGCCGGACAAGGCGATCGATTTGGTTGACGAAGCGTCCAGCCGCTTGGCGATGGAGAAGGAAAGCGTTCCCGAACCGATCGATCGACTGCAACGACGACTGCGACAGCTGGAATTGGCGCATCGTCAATTGGTCGACGAGAACGATGAATCCGCGGTCAAGAATCGCGAAGAAGTCGAGCAGGAAATGGAATCGGTCAAGCACGAGTTGGCCGGTCTGCGCGAACAATGGGAAGCGGAAAAGCTTGGTCTGGATGACGTGCAATCGGTGCGTCAGGAAGCCGAGCGGCTTCAGCATCGATTTGCGACTTTGGACGCCGAAGCGAAAGAGAAACAACTGCGGGGCGAAAACCCCGAAGACCTGTATCGCGAGATGCTGGAGGTCCAGTCGGCGCTGCGCGACGTGGAAAAACGAATCGAAGAACAGGAATCCCGCGAATCCGACGAAAAGAACGATGGCGAGGATGCCGGTGATGAAAAGCGGCGTCTGATCCGCAAGGAAGTCACCGACGAAGAAATCGCCGAAGTTGTCAGTCACTGGACCGGGGTTCCCGTCAGCCGAATGATGGAAACCGAACGGGCGAAGCTATTGGTGATGGAAGAACGATTGCACACGCGGGTGATCGGCCAGGACGAAGCGGTCGGCGCGGTCAGCGATGCGGTGCGTCGTAGCCGAAGCGGTCTGCAGGATCCGAATCGGCCCATCGGTAGTTTCTTGTTCCTGGGACCCACCGGGGTCGGTAAGACTGAACTTTGCAAGGCTCTGGCGACCGTGTTGTTTGATGACGAACAGGCCATGATTCGCATCGATATGTCGGAATTCATGGAACGTCACAGCGTGGCCCGTCTGATCGGCGCGCCTCCCGGATACGTGGGCTATGAAGAAGGCGGCAAGCTGACCGAAGCGGTCCGGCGTCGTCCCTATTCGGTGATTCTGTTGGATGAAACCGAAAAGGCGCATCCGGATGTTTTCAACATCTTGTTGCAAGTCTTGGACGACGGTCGCCTAACCGACGGTCATGGCCGAACGGTGGACTTTACCAACACGATCGTGGTGATGACCAGCAACGTCGGCAGCCAAGTGATTCAGAAGGTCACCGAGGAAGGTGGCGACGAGGAAGAAATGCAAGCCGCGGTGCAAGAAGCTTTGAAGGCAAGGTTCTTGCCGGAATTCTTGAACCGGATCGATGACATCGTGATCTTCCATCCGCTGAAGCGAGATGAGATTCGTCAAATCGTTCGCTTGCAATTGACCGGATTGAATCGCCGTTTGGAAGACAACGAATTGCACCTGAGCGTCACCGATGCCGCCGTCGACCGAATCGCCGAAGTCGGGTTTGATCCGCTGTACGGGGCTCGGCCGCTGAAGCGTGTGATTCAGCGTGAGGTGCAAAACCCGTTGGCCACTGCGCTGTTGAAGTCGTCCTATCCGGAAGGAGCCACGGTCCAAGTCGACTATGACGGTGACGAATTCACGTTCGGTGTGGCCGGATGAACTGCTAGGCCGGACGAAGAACCCTCCCAGGAATCTCGTTCCTCGATCCCGACCCTCCCGCGGTGCGGGAGGGTGAAGCCGGGGGCGGCAAAATGGCCAACCCGCGGCTAGCGCCTTGCGGCTCAGGTACATCGTCGCCTTTCGCTCCGCGAAAGTTGCGTCTGGCGGCCCCTCCCCGGGATCTCGTTCCTCGATCCCGACCCTCCCGCGATGCGGGAGGGTGAAGCTGGGGGCGGCAAAATGGCCAACCCGCGGCTAGCGCCTTGCGGCTCAGGTACATCGTCGCCTTTCGCTCCGCGAAAGTAGCGTCTGGCGGACCCTCCCCGGAATCTCGTTCCTCGATCCCGACCCTCCCGCGATGCGGGAGGGTGAAGCCGGGGGCGGCGAAATGGCCAACCCGCGGCTAGCGTCTTGCGGCTCAGGTACATCGTCGCCTTTCGCTCCGCGAAAGTAGCGTCTGGCGGCCCCTCCCCGGAATCTCGTTCCTCGATCCCGGCCCTCCCGCGATGCGGGAGGGTGAAGCCGGGGGCGGCGAAATGGCCAACCCGCGGCTAGCGACTATGGGGATGAACAAAAACCAGACTGAACAAGAGCCTCATTCGCCCATCAGATCTCCGGCTTTGGTGGCCAGCTTGATCATTTCGGATCGGAACCCGCTGACGTCTTCGCCTTTGGCATTTTTGGCTGTTGCGATCACATCGGGCATCGTCCAGGATCCTTTGTATTCGCTGCGGCGAAGCTGCATGCCGAATCCGGCCACCGCGGCGGCGAATCGTGCATCGTCATCGGCCTGGGCAAAGGACGTCTTGATGTCCGATTTGACCGGCGTTTCGACCAGCGTGCTGGTGTCGCCGTCGGGTTGCTTGTAACGAAGCTTCAGCGTCATCAATTCACCGGTGGACTCGGCGTCTTCCTTCGGCTGCACGTTGGCTTGGTACTTCAGCGGATCGACCTTTGGCGGCAACGCGTCGGCTTCGACACCGGCGGGCACCAGTTCATACAAGGCTGTCACCGCGTGACCCGCGCCGATTTCCCCGGCGTCTTTTTTGTCATCGTTAAAGTCTTCTTTGGCCAAGACGCGATTCTCGTAACCGATCAAGCGATACGACGAGACCGCGGCCGGGTTGAATTCGATCTGAATTTTGACGTCCTTGGCGATCGTCACCAACGTGCTGCTGGATTGATTGACCAAGACCTTGCGAGCTTCCTTTTCGGTATCGATGAAGGCGTAGTTTCCGTTACCGCGGCCGCTGATCTGTTCCATCATCGAATCGTTATGGTTGCCCATGCCGAATCCCATCACGGTCAGAAAGATGCCGCCTTTGGATTCCTGTTCGACCATTGATACCAGGGCATCGGTGCCGGTGGTGCCAACGTTAAAGTCGCCATCGGTACACAGAATGACGCGATTGACGCCGTCTTTGATGAAGTGTTCACGAGCCGTTTGATAGGCCAACGCGATGCCTTGGCCGCCATTGGTGCTGCCGCCGGCCGACAATTGAGTCAGCGAGCGACGAATCTTTCGCTTCTTGGATGCCGGTGTGCTGTCCAACACCAGACCGGCGGATCCGGCGTAGGTCACGATTGCAACGCGGTCGTCGTCGTTCAGTTCTTTGATCAGCATCTTCATGCCTTCCTGGACCAGCGGCAGTTTGTTGGGCCGGTTCATCGATCCGCTGGTGTCCAGCAGGAACACCAAGTTGCATCGGGGACGCTGCTCGGGCTTCATTTCTTTGCCTTTGATGGCGATCCGGGCCAGCATGTGTTCTTCATTCCATGGACAGTCCATCACGGCCACGCGGTGGGCGAACGGGTGCGCCGCGTCGTCGCGGGGTGCCGCGTAGGCGTAATCGAAGTAGTTCAGCATTTCTTCGATGCGAACGGCGTCGGGCCGTGGCAGTCGTCCGGAATCCAGATAGCTGCGGATCTTGCTGTAACTGGCCGT is part of the Crateriforma spongiae genome and harbors:
- the deoC gene encoding deoxyribose-phosphate aldolase, whose translation is MSYTYQDIAKMIDHSLLQPFLTSDELEAGIQLAKTFDVASVCIMPYYLKRCAEMLDGTTVKASTTIGFPHGGHTTAIKAAEAQRAIDDGCEELDMVVNISKVLSGDWDYVQKDIAAVIDVAHAAGQKVKVIFENCYLENEHITKLCEICGEVKADWVKTSTGYGTGGATMEDLTLMRQSSPAEVQVKAAGGVRDFPTLLKVREIGVTRVGASRTAEILNQCRQELGIPTIEAKASSGGY
- the pheA gene encoding prephenate dehydratase: MPSDNIAAIDTQIAQLIRRRGQLVTGGDAEIDAASVDAIHRHIRSVCDALLRPTNVCFLGPQFSYSHLAAIKYFGDAAQFTPVASIAAVFDAARRDPKSRGIVPIENSTDGRVVDTLGRMIHCDVSIIGEVALPIHHNLMSKTPRGEITEIHSKPQALSQCRRWLADQMPDARLVETNSTAGAAQLAAQRPGVAAVASFEAGRQYDLNIVAKNIEDNPNNVTRFVILGHDAPKPTGNDKTSLVCQVLHQPGKLADLMTTFKTHELNMTWIESFPIPGRPNEYFFFIEFDGHRDDANVKDALEQLESQASELKILGAYQKGDPAPS
- the dnaK gene encoding molecular chaperone DnaK, with product MSQGEKIIGIDLGTTNSVVAVMEGSEPKVIPNPEGNRLTPSVVAFTDKEDTIVGEPARRQAVTNPKRTVYSVKRFMGRRHNEVESEEKMVPYSISGGAGEYVKIGVGDKEYTPQEISAKVLRKLKESAESYLGHKVNKAVITVPAYFNDAQRQATKDAGQIAGLEVARIINEPTAAALAYGMDKKKDEKIIVFDLGGGTFDVSVLEVADSGDEEQESRVFQVISTSGNTHLGGDDFDEELINYVASEFQKENGIDLRNDPMALQRLQEACEKAKKELSTLPETDINLPFITMDQSGPKHLTMKITRSKFEELIDELVEKCRPSVMQALEDAGMKPSDIDEIVLVGGSTRVPKVREMVQKIFGKEPHQGVNPDEVVAVGAAIQGSVLAGDRTDVLLLDVTPLTLGIETEGGVMTALVERNTTVPVEKKNVFSTAADNQTAVTVRVFQGERKMASANRLLAEFNLEGIPPQPRGVPQIEVKFDIDQNGILNVSAKELKTGKEANIEIKDSGGLSDDDIEQMRKDAEANADEDRRQFELVEAKNKANQQVYQLEKLMKEHEDKLSDDDKAPMNQAIEKVKKVAEGDDAAAIKAATDELDAASQAFSKVLYEKAGADAGAADADPAAGASAAADNDGDDDAIDADFEVKD
- the clpB gene encoding ATP-dependent chaperone ClpB, encoding MTFRFDKLTHKAQAAVAEAQGMAASAGNPEIDSLHLLSALLSETDGITRPMLQKIHVDVNQLAEMVRSELEKLPKASGGRQPGISATLQSAFNTAAEEAANLKDEYISTEHLLMGLAKAECKAKNLLKLSGVSSDEILKAMSEVRGSARVTDQNAEDTYQALQKYGIDLTELASQGKLDPVIGRDNEIRRVIQVLSRRTKNNPVLIGQPGVGKTAIAEGLALRIFEGDVPQSLKGKKVISLDMGALVAGAKFRGDFEERLKSVLREVKDSGGQVILFIDELHLVVGAGNAEGSADAANLLKPELARGALRCIGATTLDEYRQHIEKDAALERRFQPVYVGEPTVEDTIAILRGLKPRYESHHGVRITDNALVAAANLSHRYIADRFLPDKAIDLVDEASSRLAMEKESVPEPIDRLQRRLRQLELAHRQLVDENDESAVKNREEVEQEMESVKHELAGLREQWEAEKLGLDDVQSVRQEAERLQHRFATLDAEAKEKQLRGENPEDLYREMLEVQSALRDVEKRIEEQESRESDEKNDGEDAGDEKRRLIRKEVTDEEIAEVVSHWTGVPVSRMMETERAKLLVMEERLHTRVIGQDEAVGAVSDAVRRSRSGLQDPNRPIGSFLFLGPTGVGKTELCKALATVLFDDEQAMIRIDMSEFMERHSVARLIGAPPGYVGYEEGGKLTEAVRRRPYSVILLDETEKAHPDVFNILLQVLDDGRLTDGHGRTVDFTNTIVVMTSNVGSQVIQKVTEEGGDEEEMQAAVQEALKARFLPEFLNRIDDIVIFHPLKRDEIRQIVRLQLTGLNRRLEDNELHLSVTDAAVDRIAEVGFDPLYGARPLKRVIQREVQNPLATALLKSSYPEGATVQVDYDGDEFTFGVAG
- a CDS encoding YfbK domain-containing protein, with product MSEHTPNQPDFESSGPQAWDDPRVTAYVLGEMSNEDKQAFEAEMSGNESLSAAVEEAKAVTGGLEHFYAELSDATDGLDAERRDAIRREAAVTPTTDSTTNDTGGPGFWRQHGVTLAVAASLLLVVGGLVAYPSVQSARRQVAMTDAETASEFAADEYAEAEMRFDDMAVEEEGLYEIQESGDVTIAAVPELDMIVQQDESSRLSTVAPADRKSDSLRRSNRPSKQLTEFAQNESPQSGNAVDHPFGDVESKVTQKLKLDADSYGDNADFAVPDRVARGITPMQRGQEASGPAPTSESKTRVLGREPSAGKPVASQPAAGTPVAGGAYGGARIAGDKVRFRSEDGTNLSLGVTPRIMIEAEEEPAQLGFGFGTPEGTGPGFSGDRFEPITDNPFKRVDEHPLSTFSIDVDTASYSKIRSYLDSGRLPRPDAVRIEEMLNYFDYAYAAPRDDAAHPFAHRVAVMDCPWNEEHMLARIAIKGKEMKPEQRPRCNLVFLLDTSGSMNRPNKLPLVQEGMKMLIKELNDDDRVAIVTYAGSAGLVLDSTPASKKRKIRRSLTQLSAGGSTNGGQGIALAYQTAREHFIKDGVNRVILCTDGDFNVGTTGTDALVSMVEQESKGGIFLTVMGFGMGNHNDSMMEQISGRGNGNYAFIDTEKEARKVLVNQSSSTLVTIAKDVKIQIEFNPAAVSSYRLIGYENRVLAKEDFNDDKKDAGEIGAGHAVTALYELVPAGVEADALPPKVDPLKYQANVQPKEDAESTGELMTLKLRYKQPDGDTSTLVETPVKSDIKTSFAQADDDARFAAAVAGFGMQLRRSEYKGSWTMPDVIATAKNAKGEDVSGFRSEMIKLATKAGDLMGE